In the Canis aureus isolate CA01 chromosome 36, VMU_Caureus_v.1.0, whole genome shotgun sequence genome, cctctctgtgtgtctctcatgaataaataaataaaatctttgaaaaaaaattatggtagaTCCATCAAAAATAGAAGACTGTGTAATGCCATGGaactctttcaaaatatattgttaaacGAAAGAAAGCCAGCTTTAATACAGGGGGAAAATGTCACAAAACATGAGAAGATTGGGGCCAGAAGTTTCCAGCTTTATCTGGAATGTTTAAAACTTTTAAGGAACATAATTAAGTATGTAATTATCAGTTAATGAGCATGTATTACTGTATggtctcatttttgttttaaaaaaagttcccTTGGAATTTTAAAGACCAGATCAAACGTCTTACATAAAAGCGCTTGAcgtgggggcgcctggctgggtcagtcagaagagcatgtgactcccaATCTTGGGgtcaggagtttgagccccaccttgggtgtagatattacttaaaaaaaaaaaaagaatttaaaacaagtgCTTAACATGAAGCTAATATAATGCTGTACCTCAactacaagaataaaaaaaaaaggtcatgtcCAAAAACTCCTTGACAGAGTACATGCTAAAGGAACACAGGCCACTTTTACACATCAAAAAGAGTAAAGAGGATATTTGCCAAAAAACCTCTAGGTTGAGAAATTGGGGtgatttcactttcttcttttggttCAGATTTCTCTAGTGAACatgaatttcttttgaaataaggACTGGGGACAATAAAAGATCTTGTTAAAAATTCTTTAAGGCTCAACTCAGGGGAGAACTCATGGGCCTTGCTACCTTGAGTCTGGAGTCACGGCCACCGTCATCACAGGTAGAGCTTCTTGGTGGGGGGGGGTCCCTCAGCTGGAAGATGCCTGCCCATGAGTGCCTAGATGGAGGGATGGAGACTGCACCCCCCTTGCCAGCTGTCCTGGAGGGGGTTGTCTAATATTTGCCGATGAGCTGTGGCCAGCCCTGCGCAGAAACAAGCCATTGGCTGTACTGACATTGTATAAGGAGGAGCTTAAAGGACCCCATGATCCCTTGCCTCTCCTTTGTTCTCAGGGAGTCATTAACTGGGGACCTTGCACGCAGTTTGGGGGTTCCTGTGTGTCAGGGGAAAAAAGGAGGTGGTGTGTGGACAGCTGGAGAGCCGGGTGTTTTGGGAGGCTTCAGAGGTGAAGAGCGAGGCCGCTGGTCATCCAGATCGCCCCCAAGCCCTGCTCTTTTtcttgggtggggggatggggaggtggaAGCAGGGTAATTCATTCTATTAGTGGCATCCAGAAGGATTCTGAGTGCCCAGAAGCCTCGCCCCTCCGTCCCTACTAACCTGGTGACTAAGCGTGAGTTTTGGCTCTGGTCCGACTCCCGTTCCCTAAGTACTAAGCCTCTAAGCTACTTGCTTAACCTTTTCCATGcctctattttcttctctgtcaaaTAGGGATATTGATGATATAAGGATATTGATGTTATAGGGATACTGATGATACAGGGATTTGATGATACCGCCTCAGAAGAAGCCCGAGATTCGCTGATGAACCCTGTTAATTTAACCCTGTTCCTCTTTTCAAGCCAAGACACAAGACTCTGGCCAGGGAAGGTTCCCGCGCCCACAGCGGaagcgcggggccggggcccaTTTattcccccctccgcccccccgcaAAAAACCCCACAGCGGGTAAGGCGCGCCTCGGGGGAGTCCCGCCCGTCCCCGCTGCGTCCCCGCGGCGCCCGGCCTcgcgcacccgcacccgcacccgcacccgcacccgcaggCCCTAGGCGGGGGGGCGCCCCGGGCTCGGCGAGCGGAAGGGGCTGCGCCGCGTGGAGGAGCgcagggcgggcggcggcgggcggcggctcGCGAAGGGCCCGAAGTGCTCGGCGGCGAAGGCGACCACGTCGCGGGGCTGGCGCAGCAGCAGGAAGAGCAGGAAGTCGGCGACCAGCGCCCGGGCCTCGGGGTGTTGCCGCAGGTAGCCGGCGTGCCTGACGCGGAGCTCCTCCTGGCGGGGCCGAGCCTGAGCGCGACCCGGaaccccgcccccgcgccccccggcacaccgcccccccccgcgcccccaggcaccccgcaccccgcacccccgcacccccaggCACCCCGCACCCCGGCACCCCGTGCTacccccgcaccccgcgcccccaGGCACCCAGCGCTCCCCCGGCACCCCGCGCCCCCCTGGCACCCCGCGCCCCCAAgcaccccgcgcccccccccggcaccccgcgccccccggcACACCGCACCCCGCGCGCCCCCGGCACCCCgcgcccccaggcacccccccgtACCCCCGGCACCCCgcgcccccgcacccccgcaccccggcACCCCGTGccacccccgcaccccgcgccccccggcACCCAGCGCTCCCCCGGCACCCCGcgcccccaggcaccccacgtCCCCATCTCGGCACCCCGCTCCCCCCTGGCACCCTGCGCCCCCAAGCACCCCGCGCCCCCGCACCCCCCGGCACACCGcaccccccgcgcccccaggCACCCCGCGCCCCAGGCACCccgcaccccctgcacccccggccccccgcgccccggcacCCCGCGCCCCCCCGGCACCCCtcgccccccgcacccccggcaCACCGCACCACCTGCGCCCTGGCACACCGCGCCCCCAGGCACCCCGCATCCCCCGCACCCCAggccccccgtgccccccgcgcccccggcaccccgcaccccccgcgcccccggcacCCAGcactccccgcgcccccggcacCCGCGCACCCCGGCACCCCGCGCCCCCCCGGCACCCTGCACCCCCCAGGCACCCCGCGCCCCCCGCACCCTAAGTCCCCCAGGCACCCGCGCCCCCACCTAGGCACCCCGCGCCTCCCGGCACCCCACGCCCCCAGACACCCCGCCACACCCCGGCACCTCGTGCCCCCCCGGcactccgcccccccccccgggcaccctgcgcgccccccccccccccccggcacccCGTGCCCCCGCCTCGGCACTCCTCGCCCCTCGGCACTCCGTGCCCCTGGCATCCCACGCCTCCACCTCGGCACCCCGTGCCCCACCCCGGGAACCccgcccctcacccctccccgcAGGGCCTCCCCGCAGGGCCTCCCCGCCGTCGCTGGGTGCATTTCAAGGAGGCTCCCCGGCGGGGAGAGGGGGACCCCAGGTTGGCTGCAGCCCCCCCTCACCTTCCGGTCCAGGAACCTCGAGGAGAGCTCCAGATCCTCCTCCCACACCAGGGGCTTCTTCCCAAATACGGGGCGGGGCTCAATCTCCTCTGGATGGGCAGAGAGGAAGGCTGCACAGGCTGGCCCCAGAACCTTCCGGGATacacaggggctgccccagggcCACACCCGCCACACCGCAGGCTCGGTAAAGTCCCCGGGTTCTGCTCAGATGGCTGGAAGGCCTTCCCTGCTCAACGAGCCTCCCCTAGTGGCCTTggggtcaggggctggggggcagagCTTCCCCCACCTGTTTCAGGTTCTGATCCCACACTGAGCCCAGCCTCTGCACCCTGGGGGGCCCCAGGATTTCCCACctctcccccactctcctccAGCCAGAGGTTTCACTCACCCTTCTCCCTCAAGACAGGCATCTTGGGGATCATGCAGTAGCCGGGGGAACCCACCTGGATTCTCTTGGCCAAGTGCCTGGAATACAACGCGGGTGTGAGAGTGGGAGTCTTCCCAGACCAGCCCGCTCCcctgaggggctgggggcctcccTTTACTGCTGCTTCCCCAACACCCCTATTTATCTTTCAGTTCCAGGGTTGTGTTCATGTCTAGGCCCCCAGATAACGGCCCCTGCTTTTCAAACTGGGTCTTGCTCATGCCCTTGGACGTGTGTGCTGGTGTGCCAGGGCTGGCATGAGAACTCTAGCACCAAAAATACCATGAGCCTCCAGCTAGGGGACACTCAAGATAGAAACAACatgccaggggcgcctggggactcagtggttgagcatctgccttcggctcaggttgcgatcccagggtcctggaattctgggatcctGAGGTCGAATCCCatttggggctccctgcagggagcctgcttctccctctgcctgtgtctctgcctctctctgtgtgtctctcatgaataaataaataaaatcttaaaaaaaaaaaaaaagaaacaacatgcTAAGTTATCAAATAAAGAAAGCCAACAATCCAATTACTTTCCCCCCCCAGTGTAATGATTATTATATCAATACCTCTTTGGGAATTTCAAGAAGTAAATTCTtactcctcacccccaccccaaattatCTCATACTTTGGTGCCTGTGCCGGGCTGCTGACGGCTTGGCAGTGTGCCAGGATGCTTTCCGCCAGCACATGGATTCCATCTAATGTCAAGTTGTTCAAAACTTGTTGCTTTTCAGCATTacgccccctgcgccccgccccgGCAGCTGCTTGGGCCTCTAGGCCTTAGGCCTGGGCCGGTCAGCATTGACCTCAGCCATTCAGGGCTCCTTGGTGAGCATCAGGTGAATGCGTGGGCATTGCGCGTGGTGCAGGAGGAAATACGTGAAGGAAGAGTGAGTGGTGTGGATCAAGCAAGGGGGCACGCTTCCTGGGGGCGTCCCACAGACAGTAGTCCCCCTTCAGCCTGGGCCGCCCCGCGGTCCAGCACCCACGCTCCCGCTCCACACTGCCCCCTGGCCGCCACTGTCAGTAGCTCACCCGTCCGAGAGCAGGTAAAACTGGCAGGACCTGGGGACGCCTTTCACCGAGTGGACGGTCTGCTCCACGATGAACACTCGCACCTGCTGGCGGTCCACTTCAATGGTCTGGAAGCCCAGGGCTTGCTGGCAGCAGccaaaaaggagggaaggaggtgaGGGGGATGCCCACCAGGATCTCCCCCAAATCTCACCCTGGCCCTTTTCCACATCTTGCCACTTCCTTCCTTGTTTATCAGTGATAAGCAACTCTTGGCTGTCCAGACCCTCAGGCACCACGGGATTTCAGTTGCACTTAAGTGGGTGCAGGCCCCCCCCCCACCGTTGCTGCACCCCAGCCCTCCCCGCATCATCTCGATGACCAACTGCTTCTAGTTGGCAGATTCAGTTACAGGGATGAGGGGTGaggaaggggggcggggagagtgGGGAGTTGGGCTATTTGAGGGAGGGGCACTTGATGCtttgcgggggtggggtggggtagggtggggtggggggcggtgttGATTGAGATCTGTGGCTGCAGGCAGGCTGCTCTGTTGTGAAAACTTAAACCCTTGGAGCAGCTACGGCCATGGGCAGAAAGTGCTGATATAAAACATGTGTTTCAAAgaaggtggggtggaggggggagtgACATGGCTTGTTAGTGTCAAACACATTGCTGTTTGTCACGTTTGTCATGATAGAAAAGACTAGAATGTCATTTTCAAATTAGCACCCAGAATGTGTGTTTAGAGGCACAACTTTAAAGatcccacattaaaaaaaaaaaaaatcccacattgtagggcacccgggtgactcagtggttgagcaactgcctttggctcagggtgtgatcccggggtcctgggatcgagtcccgcatcaggctccctgcagggagcctgcttctccctctgcccatgtctctgcctctctttctgtgtctcatgaataaataaattaattaattaatcaaaaaaCCCTCCCACATTGCAGGAAGTCCTAGGTATGTTGATTATGAAGTTTTAAccacaagaaagggaaaaaaaaagggaggggatacccttcaggtctgagACATAATCAAAGAACATTTAAGTGCAGTTGGAAATGgtgtgttaaaaaaatatatctttcaaaGCAGCCCTCTGCTGTGTTTCTGTCTCCTGGACTGACTTCCGTGCGACAAGCATTGCTTCTCTCAACTGCTCCCAGCTTGGGTCCCTCCTCTCCAGGCCTCCTGCACCACTCGTGATGGTGATCGGCCGACAACCGTGCAAGTCCCACTTGCACGGGCCCAGCCCACCCCCTCCtaccccaacccacctccccaccccttcgGATTTTCCCCAGGCCAACTCCCCGACCCGGGGAGACCCCTCACGTAAGTGGAGTAGCACAGTTTGCCCTCCGTGTCCAAGGCCAGGAAGCGGGCATTGTTGGGCACCGTCTGCCGCCAGGCCATCACCCTCAGCAACACCAGGTTGGCAGCCTGGGAGATGAAGCC is a window encoding:
- the CATIP gene encoding ciliogenesis-associated TTC17-interacting protein isoform X7, with amino-acid sequence MLKPSTSSATSEELQMLMFSETLAMVSDTGEPEGELTIEVQRGKYKDELGVMSSCVLVHAFSRGFMDRMLCGNSLLGYLSWKLHIMEQHSQEFIKFHILPLEHKMSLVKQDDQLTMTRSVKEGEEMKTEVTFFPGSSTVGFISQAANLVLLRVMAWRQTVPNNARFLALDTEGKLCYSTYQALGFQTIEVDRQQVRVFIVEQTVHSVKGVPRSCQFYLLSDGHLAKRIQVGSPGYCMIPKMPVLREKEEIEPRPVFGKKPLVWEEDLELSSRFLDRKEELRVRHAGYLRQHPEARALVADFLLFLLLRQPRDVVAFAAEHFGPFASRRPPPPALRSSTRRSPFRSPSPGRPPA
- the CATIP gene encoding ciliogenesis-associated TTC17-interacting protein isoform X5 is translated as MCGRKGHRAKDHQPPAQGSLAALEANAEAIHFLSNLQQEELQMLMFSETLAMVSDTGEPEGELTIEVQRGKYKDELGVMSSCVLVHAFSRGFMDRMLCGNSLLGYLSWKLHIMEQHSQEFIKFHILPLEHKMSLVKQDDQLTMTRSVKEGEEMKTEVTFFPGSSTVGFISQAANLVLLRVMAWRQTVPNNARFLALDTEGKLCYSTYQALGFQTIEVDRQQVRVFIVEQTVHSVKGVPRSCQFYLLSDGHLAKRIQVGSPGYCMIPKMPVLREKEEIEPRPVFGKKPLVWEEDLELSSRFLDRKEELRVRHAGYLRQHPEARALVADFLLFLLLRQPRDVVAFAAEHFGPFASRRPPPPALRSSTRRSPFRSPSPGRPPA
- the CATIP gene encoding ciliogenesis-associated TTC17-interacting protein isoform X1 codes for the protein MEVDVWPQRFACSGRFTYVASDNMWSFVTSSSPSAYPQGHRAKDHQPPAQGSLAALEANAEAIHFLSNLQQEELQMLMFSETLAMVSDTGEPEGELTIEVQRGKYKDELGVMSSCVLVHAFSRGFMDRMLCGNSLLGYLSWKLHIMEQHSQEFIKFHILPLEHKMSLVKQDDQLTMTRSVKEGEEMKTEVTFFPGSSTVGFISQAANLVLLRVMAWRQTVPNNARFLALDTEGKLCYSTYQALGFQTIEVDRQQVRVFIVEQTVHSVKGVPRSCQFYLLSDGHLAKRIQVGSPGYCMIPKMPVLREKEEIEPRPVFGKKPLVWEEDLELSSRFLDRKEELRVRHAGYLRQHPEARALVADFLLFLLLRQPRDVVAFAAEHFGPFASRRPPPPALRSSTRRSPFRSPSPGRPPA
- the CATIP gene encoding ciliogenesis-associated TTC17-interacting protein isoform X3; its protein translation is MWSFVTSSSPSAYPQGHRAKDHQPPAQGSLAALEANAEAIHFLSNLQQEELQMLMFSETLAMVSDTGEPEGELTIEVQRGKYKDELGVMSSCVLVHAFSRGFMDRMLCGNSLLGYLSWKLHIMEQHSQEFIKFHILPLEHKMSLVKQDDQLTMTRSVKEGEEMKTEVTFFPGSSTVGFISQAANLVLLRVMAWRQTVPNNARFLALDTEGKLCYSTYQALGFQTIEVDRQQVRVFIVEQTVHSVKGVPRSCQFYLLSDGHLAKRIQVGSPGYCMIPKMPVLREKEEIEPRPVFGKKPLVWEEDLELSSRFLDRKEELRVRHAGYLRQHPEARALVADFLLFLLLRQPRDVVAFAAEHFGPFASRRPPPPALRSSTRRSPFRSPSPGRPPA
- the CATIP gene encoding ciliogenesis-associated TTC17-interacting protein isoform X9, with the translated sequence MEVDVWPQRFACSGRFTYVASDNMWSFVTSSSPSAYPQGHRAKDHQPPAQGSLAALEANAEAIHFLSNLRYLSWKLHIMEQHSQEFIKFHILPLEHKMSLVKQDDQLTMTRSVKEGEEMKTEVTFFPGSSTVGFISQAANLVLLRVMAWRQTVPNNARFLALDTEGKLCYSTYQALGFQTIEVDRQQVRVFIVEQTVHSVKGVPRSCQFYLLSDGHLAKRIQVGSPGYCMIPKMPVLREKEEIEPRPVFGKKPLVWEEDLELSSRFLDRKEELRVRHAGYLRQHPEARALVADFLLFLLLRQPRDVVAFAAEHFGPFASRRPPPPALRSSTRRSPFRSPSPGRPPA
- the CATIP gene encoding ciliogenesis-associated TTC17-interacting protein isoform X2 translates to MEVDVWPQRFACSGRFTYVASDNMWSFVTSSSPSAYPQGHRAKDHQPPAQGSLAALEANAEAIHFLSNLQQEELQMLMFSETLAMVSDTGEPEGELTIEVQRGKYKDELGVMSSCVLVHAFSRGFMDRMLCGNSLLGKLSWKLHIMEQHSQEFIKFHILPLEHKMSLVKQDDQLTMTRSVKEGEEMKTEVTFFPGSSTVGFISQAANLVLLRVMAWRQTVPNNARFLALDTEGKLCYSTYQALGFQTIEVDRQQVRVFIVEQTVHSVKGVPRSCQFYLLSDGHLAKRIQVGSPGYCMIPKMPVLREKEEIEPRPVFGKKPLVWEEDLELSSRFLDRKEELRVRHAGYLRQHPEARALVADFLLFLLLRQPRDVVAFAAEHFGPFASRRPPPPALRSSTRRSPFRSPSPGRPPA
- the CATIP gene encoding ciliogenesis-associated TTC17-interacting protein isoform X4; the encoded protein is MSSKLQSTGHRAKDHQPPAQGSLAALEANAEAIHFLSNLQQEELQMLMFSETLAMVSDTGEPEGELTIEVQRGKYKDELGVMSSCVLVHAFSRGFMDRMLCGNSLLGYLSWKLHIMEQHSQEFIKFHILPLEHKMSLVKQDDQLTMTRSVKEGEEMKTEVTFFPGSSTVGFISQAANLVLLRVMAWRQTVPNNARFLALDTEGKLCYSTYQALGFQTIEVDRQQVRVFIVEQTVHSVKGVPRSCQFYLLSDGHLAKRIQVGSPGYCMIPKMPVLREKEEIEPRPVFGKKPLVWEEDLELSSRFLDRKEELRVRHAGYLRQHPEARALVADFLLFLLLRQPRDVVAFAAEHFGPFASRRPPPPALRSSTRRSPFRSPSPGRPPA